One part of the Sphingopyxis sp. PAMC25046 genome encodes these proteins:
- the glpX gene encoding class II fructose-bisphosphatase, whose translation MTDSGSNLDRVLVLEMVRVTEAAAIAAAKLIGRGDEKAADAAAVEAMRTAFNTLYMDGTIVIGEGERDEAPMLYIGEKVGNAPGKGPKIDIAVDPLEGTTITAKAGPNALAVLAIAEEGCLLNAPDVYMDKLAVGAGYSPDVVNFDKSVRENVEAVAREKGCKPEQIIVCVLDRPRHEAIIAELRAIGCGVALIPDGDVAGVIATTNPETNIDIYMGSGGAPEGVLAAAALRCVGGQFKGRLLFRNDDERKRAKKWGIEDLERVYDLEDLAKGDVIFAATGVTDGSLLRGVKRRRDGVMTTETVVMRASSGTVRWVKGEHRAH comes from the coding sequence ATGACGGATAGCGGCAGCAACCTCGACCGGGTGCTCGTGCTCGAAATGGTGCGCGTCACCGAAGCCGCGGCGATCGCCGCCGCGAAGCTGATCGGGCGCGGCGACGAAAAGGCGGCCGATGCTGCTGCGGTCGAAGCGATGCGCACCGCGTTCAACACGCTTTATATGGACGGCACGATCGTCATCGGCGAGGGCGAGCGCGACGAGGCGCCGATGCTCTATATCGGCGAGAAGGTCGGCAACGCGCCGGGAAAGGGGCCGAAAATCGACATCGCGGTCGACCCATTGGAAGGCACGACGATCACCGCCAAGGCAGGCCCGAACGCGCTCGCGGTGCTCGCGATCGCCGAGGAAGGCTGCCTGCTCAATGCCCCTGACGTCTATATGGACAAGCTCGCGGTCGGCGCCGGCTATTCGCCCGATGTCGTCAATTTCGACAAGAGCGTGCGCGAGAATGTCGAGGCCGTCGCGCGCGAAAAGGGCTGCAAGCCCGAACAGATCATCGTCTGCGTACTCGACCGTCCCCGCCACGAGGCGATCATCGCCGAACTGCGCGCGATCGGCTGCGGCGTCGCGCTGATCCCCGACGGCGACGTCGCGGGGGTGATCGCGACGACCAACCCCGAAACCAATATCGACATCTATATGGGGTCGGGCGGCGCGCCCGAGGGCGTGCTCGCCGCGGCGGCGCTGCGCTGCGTCGGCGGCCAGTTCAAGGGCCGCCTCCTCTTCCGCAACGACGACGAGCGCAAGCGCGCGAAGAAATGGGGCATCGAGGATCTCGAGCGCGTCTATGACCTCGAGGATCTTGCCAAGGGCGACGTGATCTTCGCCGCGACGGGGGTCACCGACGGGTCGCTGCTGCGCGGAGTCAAGCGCCGCCGCGACGGGGTGATGACCACCGAGACCGTCGTGATGCGCGCTTCGTCGGGCACGGTGCGCTGGGTAAAGGGCGAGCATCGCGCGCACTGA
- a CDS encoding homoserine dehydrogenase codes for MSPYSAPTAPRPPLRVALAGIGVVGGGVVRLLEANRELIARRAGRPIEIVAVSARDRHKDRGVDLSRYRWEDDMDAIVAADDVDVVVEMIGGADGSALTLARHALGAGKALVTANKAMIAHHGLDLARLAEQKDTPLKYEAAVAGGIPVIKAIREGASANEIARVYGILNGTCNYILTQMERNGASFADALVAAQAEGYAEADPTFDVDGIDAAHKLSILAALCFGTQLDIGAVTANGIRGLIAADIREAEALGHRVRLIGMAERGGASEGGGLYQHVQPCLVPADHPLAYVPGALNAVVAEGNFVGRLFFEGAGAGAGPTASAIVADIIDIARDEYGPAFAMPVDALDAAPPADAGARVGKHYVRLIVEDRIGVLAEIATAMRDAGVSIESLIQRGSEDGDGVVIVLVTHESPASAIHAALDILGASDHVVGAPMHMPILAL; via the coding sequence ATGTCCCCCTATTCCGCCCCGACCGCCCCCCGCCCGCCGCTTCGCGTCGCGCTCGCGGGGATTGGCGTCGTCGGCGGCGGCGTCGTCCGGCTGCTCGAGGCGAACCGCGAGCTGATCGCGCGCCGCGCCGGCCGCCCGATCGAAATCGTCGCGGTATCGGCCCGCGACCGGCACAAGGACCGCGGCGTCGATCTTTCCCGCTATCGCTGGGAAGACGATATGGATGCGATCGTCGCGGCGGACGACGTCGATGTCGTCGTCGAGATGATCGGCGGCGCCGACGGATCGGCGCTGACGCTCGCGCGCCACGCGCTCGGCGCGGGCAAGGCGCTCGTCACCGCAAACAAGGCGATGATCGCGCATCACGGGCTCGACCTCGCCCGGCTGGCCGAGCAAAAGGACACGCCGCTGAAATATGAGGCCGCGGTCGCGGGCGGCATTCCCGTCATCAAGGCGATCCGCGAGGGCGCGTCGGCGAACGAGATCGCGCGCGTCTATGGCATCCTCAACGGCACCTGCAATTATATCCTGACACAAATGGAACGGAACGGCGCAAGCTTTGCCGACGCGCTCGTCGCCGCACAGGCCGAGGGTTATGCCGAAGCCGATCCCACCTTCGACGTCGACGGGATCGACGCCGCGCACAAATTGTCGATCCTCGCCGCGCTCTGTTTCGGGACGCAGCTCGACATCGGCGCGGTGACGGCGAACGGCATTCGCGGCCTGATCGCCGCCGACATTCGCGAAGCCGAAGCGCTCGGCCACCGGGTACGCCTGATCGGCATGGCCGAACGCGGCGGCGCCAGCGAAGGCGGCGGCCTCTACCAGCATGTCCAGCCGTGCCTCGTCCCCGCCGACCACCCGCTCGCTTATGTCCCCGGCGCGCTCAACGCCGTGGTTGCCGAGGGCAATTTCGTCGGCCGCCTCTTCTTCGAAGGCGCGGGCGCTGGCGCGGGGCCGACCGCGTCCGCCATCGTCGCCGACATCATCGATATCGCGCGCGACGAATATGGCCCCGCTTTCGCGATGCCCGTCGACGCGCTCGACGCGGCCCCCCCGGCGGATGCCGGCGCGCGCGTCGGCAAACATTATGTCCGCCTGATCGTCGAGGACCGCATCGGCGTGCTCGCCGAAATCGCGACGGCGATGCGCGACGCCGGCGTCTCGATCGAAAGCCTGATCCAGCGCGGCAGCGAGGACGGCGACGGCGTCGTGATCGTGCTTGTAACGCACGAAAGCCCGGCAAGCGCGATCCATGCCGCGCTCGATATCCTGGGCGCGTCGGACCATGTCGTCGGCGCGCCGATGCACATGCCGATCTTGGCGCTTTAA
- a CDS encoding DoxX family protein produces the protein MGLLGPKAPLERAGQFIELLRITVAILILIHGVYRLAAGLVVPFGIWLDSLGFPYGYGWAMAVTLYELVGPALMLTRRWTSLAALGHAAILTLGMILVHLPAGWFVVGGGRNGMEYSVLLIVALLGIAWAYWPARHSA, from the coding sequence ATGGGATTGCTGGGACCGAAGGCGCCGCTCGAACGCGCGGGGCAATTTATCGAGCTGCTGCGGATCACCGTCGCGATCCTGATCCTGATCCACGGCGTCTATCGTCTCGCGGCGGGGCTTGTCGTCCCCTTCGGCATCTGGCTCGACAGCCTCGGCTTTCCTTATGGCTATGGCTGGGCGATGGCGGTGACGTTGTATGAGCTTGTCGGCCCCGCGCTGATGCTGACGCGCCGCTGGACCAGCCTCGCCGCGCTCGGCCACGCCGCGATCCTGACGCTCGGCATGATCCTCGTCCACCTTCCCGCGGGCTGGTTTGTCGTCGGCGGCGGGCGCAACGGGATGGAATATAGCGTCTTGCTGATCGTCGCGCTGCTCGGCATCGCCTGGGCGTACTGGCCCGCGCGGCATAGCGCATAG
- a CDS encoding TMEM165/GDT1 family protein, with protein sequence MLALVAVLLANADGRSGIALSRLVSARSDRRVTVGIAFGAFIVNAVVAAIAGAIANRMIGQGVAALLVTLAMLSAAVALLWPMKPAREEGDGDAPATLFAGRMLANQFGDRSHFLIAALAATSGAGQWAAAGGLVGWTLSMLPFLAFGPALAERRAARNLRWAAAAILMIWGLRTALGAFGLIG encoded by the coding sequence ATGCTTGCGCTGGTGGCGGTGCTGCTCGCCAATGCCGACGGGCGCAGCGGAATCGCGCTGTCGCGGCTCGTCAGCGCGCGCAGCGACCGGCGCGTCACCGTCGGCATCGCTTTCGGTGCCTTTATCGTCAATGCGGTCGTCGCCGCGATCGCCGGGGCGATCGCGAACCGGATGATCGGTCAGGGCGTCGCCGCCCTGCTCGTCACGCTCGCGATGCTGTCGGCCGCGGTGGCGCTATTGTGGCCGATGAAGCCCGCTCGGGAGGAAGGAGACGGCGACGCGCCGGCGACGCTATTCGCGGGACGGATGCTCGCGAACCAGTTCGGCGACCGCAGCCATTTCCTGATCGCCGCACTCGCCGCGACCAGCGGTGCGGGGCAATGGGCGGCGGCGGGCGGGCTCGTCGGCTGGACGCTGTCGATGCTCCCTTTCCTTGCCTTCGGGCCGGCGCTCGCCGAGCGGCGCGCGGCGCGAAACCTGCGCTGGGCGGCCGCCGCGATCCTGATGATCTGGGGCCTGCGCACCGCACTCGGCGCCTTCGGACTGATCGGATGA
- the rpmG gene encoding 50S ribosomal protein L33, protein MAKPTTVKIKLVSTADTGFFYVTKKNPRTMTEKMSVRKYDPRARKHVEFKEAKIK, encoded by the coding sequence ATGGCCAAGCCGACGACCGTCAAGATCAAGCTGGTGAGCACCGCCGACACGGGCTTTTTCTATGTCACGAAAAAGAACCCGCGCACGATGACCGAAAAAATGTCGGTGCGGAAGTACGACCCGCGTGCGCGCAAGCATGTCGAGTTCAAGGAAGCCAAGATCAAGTGA
- a CDS encoding biopolymer transporter ExbD, translating into MSMAVGDRDENEPMMDMNTTPLIDVMLVLLIMFIITIPVQTHAVKIDLPVPTDSQSNVDPEKNKVMIDPAGTITWNGTPVDLAQLAQYLEQTKALPVEPELQVQPDPYARYIVVDNVMAVIKRSGVGKLGFVGNEQYARVF; encoded by the coding sequence ATGTCCATGGCAGTTGGAGATCGGGACGAAAACGAACCGATGATGGACATGAACACGACGCCGCTTATCGACGTCATGCTCGTGCTCCTCATCATGTTCATCATCACCATCCCGGTCCAGACCCACGCGGTGAAGATCGACCTGCCGGTCCCGACCGACAGCCAGAGCAATGTCGACCCCGAGAAGAACAAGGTGATGATCGACCCCGCGGGGACGATCACCTGGAACGGAACGCCGGTCGACCTTGCGCAGCTGGCGCAATATCTGGAACAGACCAAGGCACTGCCGGTCGAGCCCGAACTGCAGGTCCAGCCCGACCCCTATGCGCGCTATATCGTCGTCGACAATGTTATGGCGGTGATCAAGCGCAGCGGCGTCGGCAAGCTCGGCTTTGTCGGCAACGAACAATATGCCCGCGTCTTCTGA
- a CDS encoding NAD+ synthase, translating to MIQELSIVLSQMTQAVGDLAANADAMRSVRARHRDAGLILYPEFQLIGYPPEDLVLKPALAERAAKLLAELAAETADGGPAMLVGSVEREGDHLYNIVALLDGGEIVATRRKHELPNYGTFDEKRIFAPGPLPDVVEWRGVKLGLPICEDGWLPKVCRHLAAQGAELLISVNGSPYEIDKDDRRLSQVFASRVAETKLPLIFLNRIGGQDELVFDGCSFVLNDDGTTAHRLTDWEAEERVTRWTNAGDGRWVCEPGAIAEWEAHPADIYSAMIVSLRDYVERNRFPGVVLGLSGGIDSAICAAIAADALGPDKVWCVMLPSRFTSDESLDDAAGCAKMIGCQLDTIPIVPAVEAFDQMLAGSFADKDVDITEENVQSRIRGVTLMALSNKFGPMLLTTGNKSEMSVGYATIYGDMAGGYNPLKDAYKMTVFAIAKWRNENVPRLSRNRVTPVMPDNIVTKPPSAELRPDQKDEDSLPPYVDLDRMLHMLVEEEASVDDVVARYGFDRDAVARIERLLMLAEYKRRQAPPGVKLSTRNFGRDRRYPITHGFRTG from the coding sequence ATGATCCAAGAGCTCTCGATCGTCCTTTCCCAGATGACCCAGGCGGTCGGCGACCTTGCCGCCAACGCCGATGCGATGCGTAGCGTTCGCGCGCGGCATCGGGACGCCGGCCTGATCCTCTATCCCGAGTTCCAGTTGATCGGCTATCCGCCCGAGGATCTGGTGCTGAAGCCCGCGCTTGCCGAGCGTGCCGCGAAGCTGCTCGCCGAACTCGCCGCCGAGACCGCCGACGGCGGTCCCGCGATGCTCGTCGGATCGGTCGAGCGCGAGGGGGACCATCTCTACAATATCGTCGCGCTGCTCGACGGCGGCGAAATCGTCGCGACGCGGCGCAAGCACGAACTGCCCAATTACGGCACCTTCGACGAAAAGCGCATCTTCGCGCCCGGCCCGCTGCCCGATGTCGTCGAATGGCGCGGGGTGAAGCTCGGGCTGCCGATCTGCGAGGATGGCTGGCTGCCCAAGGTCTGCCGGCATCTCGCGGCGCAGGGCGCCGAGCTGCTGATTTCAGTCAACGGTAGCCCCTATGAGATCGACAAGGACGATCGGCGTTTATCGCAGGTCTTTGCGAGCCGCGTCGCCGAAACCAAGCTGCCGCTGATCTTCCTCAACCGCATCGGCGGGCAGGACGAGCTGGTGTTCGACGGCTGCTCCTTCGTGCTGAACGACGACGGGACGACCGCGCACCGGCTGACCGACTGGGAGGCCGAGGAGCGCGTCACGCGCTGGACCAACGCGGGCGACGGGCGTTGGGTGTGCGAGCCCGGCGCGATCGCCGAATGGGAAGCGCATCCCGCCGACATTTATAGCGCGATGATCGTCAGCTTGCGCGACTATGTCGAACGCAACCGTTTCCCCGGCGTCGTGCTCGGCCTGTCGGGCGGGATCGATTCGGCGATCTGCGCCGCGATCGCCGCCGACGCACTCGGCCCCGACAAGGTCTGGTGCGTGATGTTGCCAAGCCGCTTCACCAGCGACGAGAGCCTCGACGACGCCGCGGGCTGTGCGAAGATGATCGGGTGCCAGCTCGACACGATCCCGATCGTGCCCGCCGTCGAAGCCTTCGATCAGATGCTCGCGGGGAGCTTCGCCGACAAGGACGTCGACATCACCGAGGAGAATGTCCAGTCGCGCATCCGCGGCGTGACCTTGATGGCGCTCAGCAACAAATTCGGCCCGATGCTGCTGACGACGGGCAACAAGAGCGAGATGAGCGTCGGCTATGCGACCATCTATGGCGACATGGCGGGCGGCTATAATCCGTTGAAGGACGCGTATAAAATGACGGTGTTTGCGATCGCCAAATGGCGCAACGAAAATGTCCCGCGCCTGTCGCGCAACCGCGTCACGCCGGTGATGCCCGACAATATCGTCACCAAGCCGCCGAGCGCCGAGCTGCGCCCCGACCAGAAGGACGAGGACAGCCTGCCGCCTTATGTGGACCTCGACCGCATGCTCCACATGCTCGTCGAGGAGGAAGCGAGCGTCGACGACGTCGTCGCGCGATATGGTTTCGATCGCGACGCGGTGGCGCGGATCGAGCGCCTGTTGATGCTTGCCGAATATAAGCGCCGGCAGGCGCCGCCGGGGGTGAAGCTGTCGACGCGCAACTTCGGGCGCGACCGGCGCTATCCGATCACGCACGGGTTCCGCACGGGATAA
- a CDS encoding energy transducer TonB, translating to MTLIPLISAIVTAPEAMTAPAPAPAMQPRGSYGADRTHHPFAALFAVGLPAALVAAVALSPMIVEDKPTTVTPPWTSITLPKPKPPETQPDPKPQTQPPQTQFTAPPSPIPPIAQDPPEVPPLPPYVPPAGTGTGPSVPLDPPVAPTKPKLVLADIDPRFADAFQPEYPAREQRGGIEGMAKVRVLIGTDGRVKAVELISADSPAFFEATKRRALAKWRFKPATRGGVPEESWKVMTVRFEIKNA from the coding sequence ATGACCTTGATACCCTTGATTTCGGCGATTGTGACCGCGCCCGAGGCGATGACGGCTCCGGCCCCCGCCCCGGCGATGCAGCCGCGCGGCAGCTATGGCGCCGACAGAACCCATCATCCGTTCGCGGCGCTGTTCGCAGTGGGGCTGCCCGCGGCGCTGGTCGCCGCAGTGGCGCTGTCGCCGATGATCGTGGAGGACAAGCCGACGACCGTCACGCCGCCGTGGACATCAATCACGCTGCCGAAGCCCAAGCCGCCCGAGACACAGCCCGATCCCAAACCCCAAACACAGCCGCCTCAAACGCAATTTACCGCGCCGCCGAGCCCGATTCCCCCAATAGCGCAGGATCCGCCCGAGGTGCCGCCGCTTCCGCCCTATGTCCCGCCGGCAGGGACAGGTACCGGGCCATCGGTTCCGCTTGATCCGCCCGTCGCGCCGACCAAGCCGAAGCTCGTGCTTGCCGACATCGATCCGCGCTTTGCCGACGCCTTCCAGCCCGAATATCCGGCGCGCGAGCAGCGCGGCGGGATCGAGGGCATGGCGAAGGTCCGCGTGCTGATCGGCACCGACGGGCGCGTCAAGGCGGTCGAACTGATCAGCGCCGACAGTCCGGCCTTTTTCGAGGCGACGAAGCGCCGCGCGCTCGCCAAATGGCGCTTCAAGCCCGCGACGCGCGGCGGGGTGCCCGAGGAAAGCTGGAAGGTGATGACCGTCCGCTTCGAGATCAAGAACGCTTGA
- a CDS encoding MotA/TolQ/ExbB proton channel family protein — translation MFNLIANAAAAAPAAAHDAGMSLMPASMCVKEEGQNPYGLVPALCEGGIVSQVTFLVLLIMFIGTLYILFTKLFEQNKVINQGKAVDANFWRAPTLADGASKLEKNSAYRQVVEDGLRANEEHNKLTDPVEAHDWMHGTLERSQNHINSKLNSGLAFLATVGSTAPFVGLFGTVIGILRALVKIGASGQASIDTVAGPVGEALIMTAIGLIVAVPAVLAFNWLQSRNKSIARRLSTFSNDVLGSIMSNGQVKPATLAPAKAAAPAAAPKKA, via the coding sequence ATGTTTAATCTGATCGCAAATGCCGCCGCTGCGGCGCCGGCTGCCGCTCACGACGCAGGCATGAGCCTGATGCCCGCCTCGATGTGCGTGAAGGAAGAAGGCCAGAACCCCTACGGCCTCGTCCCCGCGCTCTGCGAAGGCGGCATCGTGTCGCAGGTGACCTTCCTCGTCCTGCTGATCATGTTCATCGGCACGCTCTACATCCTGTTCACCAAGCTGTTCGAACAGAACAAGGTGATCAACCAGGGCAAGGCTGTCGACGCCAATTTCTGGCGCGCGCCGACGCTCGCCGACGGCGCGTCGAAGCTCGAAAAGAACAGCGCCTATCGTCAGGTCGTCGAAGACGGTCTGCGCGCCAACGAAGAGCATAACAAGCTGACTGACCCCGTCGAAGCCCACGACTGGATGCACGGCACGCTCGAGCGTTCGCAGAACCACATCAACTCGAAGCTGAACTCGGGCCTCGCCTTCCTCGCGACCGTGGGTTCGACCGCGCCGTTCGTCGGTCTGTTCGGTACCGTTATCGGTATTCTTCGCGCGCTCGTGAAGATCGGTGCGTCGGGTCAGGCTTCGATCGACACCGTCGCCGGTCCGGTCGGTGAAGCGCTCATCATGACCGCCATCGGTCTGATCGTCGCGGTTCCCGCGGTGCTCGCGTTCAACTGGCTGCAGAGCCGCAACAAGTCGATCGCCCGTCGTCTGTCGACCTTCTCGAACGACGTGCTCGGCTCGATCATGTCGAACGGCCAGGTGAAGCCGGCGACGCTCGCTCCGGCGAAGGCCGCTGCTCCGGCCGCGGCGCCGAAGAAGGCCTGA
- the gltX gene encoding glutamate--tRNA ligase codes for MTVTTRFAPSPTGSLHVGNVRTALHNWLWARRHGGRFLLRIDDTDLERSKEEYVEGIRADLAWLGLDIDGEERQSARFALYEGEFEKLKAAGRVYACYETPEELDIRRKVLLSRGLPPVYERKPEGAPVPEGVAPHWRFRLDHDAPIEWTDMVRGPQHFEPKNMSDPVVRRADGSWLYLLPSVIDDIAMDITHVVRGEDHVSNTAAQIQMFEALGAKPPAFAHEALLVGTEGKLSKRLGSLGMASLRAEGIEPVALVALLARLGTSDPVEPVTSPAPLIESIDFARFGRAPARFDEGELALLNQKILHHTDHAAVVDRLPAAITEARWNAIRPNLMTVAEAADWVAVFDGPFTPPLAEEADRAVLAAAAGAVSGIDWANDPWHALTGAAKEATGAKGRALFLPLRRALTGRDHGPDMAELLPLIDKSEATARLSAG; via the coding sequence ATGACCGTCACCACGCGCTTCGCCCCCTCGCCCACCGGCAGCCTGCATGTCGGCAATGTCCGCACCGCGCTCCACAACTGGCTGTGGGCGCGGAGGCACGGCGGGCGTTTCCTGCTGCGCATCGACGATACCGACCTCGAACGCTCGAAGGAGGAATATGTGGAGGGCATCCGTGCCGACCTTGCGTGGCTCGGGCTCGACATCGACGGCGAGGAACGGCAGTCGGCGCGCTTCGCGCTTTACGAGGGTGAGTTCGAGAAACTGAAGGCGGCCGGGCGCGTCTACGCCTGTTACGAGACGCCCGAGGAGCTCGATATCCGCCGCAAGGTGCTGCTGTCGCGCGGGTTGCCCCCGGTTTACGAGCGCAAGCCAGAAGGCGCGCCGGTGCCCGAAGGCGTGGCGCCGCACTGGCGCTTCCGGCTCGACCATGACGCGCCGATCGAGTGGACCGACATGGTCCGCGGACCGCAGCATTTCGAGCCGAAGAATATGTCCGATCCGGTCGTGCGCCGCGCTGACGGAAGCTGGCTCTATCTGCTGCCGAGCGTGATCGACGACATCGCGATGGATATCACGCATGTCGTGCGCGGCGAGGATCATGTGTCGAACACCGCCGCGCAGATCCAGATGTTCGAAGCACTGGGGGCGAAGCCGCCCGCATTCGCGCACGAAGCGCTGCTCGTCGGGACCGAGGGCAAATTGTCGAAGCGGCTCGGCTCGCTTGGTATGGCGAGCCTGCGCGCGGAGGGAATCGAACCGGTCGCGCTCGTCGCGCTGCTCGCGCGGCTCGGCACCAGCGACCCGGTCGAGCCGGTGACGTCGCCCGCGCCGTTGATCGAGAGCATCGACTTCGCGCGCTTCGGCCGTGCGCCCGCGCGTTTCGACGAGGGCGAGCTGGCGCTGCTCAACCAGAAGATTTTGCATCACACGGACCATGCCGCGGTCGTTGATCGCCTGCCCGCCGCGATCACCGAAGCGCGCTGGAACGCGATTCGCCCCAATCTGATGACGGTGGCCGAGGCGGCCGACTGGGTCGCGGTGTTCGACGGCCCCTTTACGCCGCCGCTTGCCGAAGAGGCAGACCGCGCGGTGCTCGCCGCCGCCGCCGGTGCCGTATCGGGCATCGATTGGGCGAACGACCCCTGGCATGCGCTGACCGGCGCAGCGAAGGAAGCGACGGGGGCGAAAGGCCGCGCGCTGTTCCTGCCGCTGCGCCGTGCGCTGACGGGGCGCGACCACGGTCCCGACATGGCCGAGCTGCTGCCGCTGATCGACAAGAGCGAGGCGACCGCGCGGCTTTCCGCGGGATAG
- a CDS encoding DNA starvation/stationary phase protection protein, with the protein MSEKKNNAPAVADALNALLADSFALYLKTKNYHWHVQGPRFRELHLLFDEQAAQIFATTDLIAERVRKNGAPTLRSIGDVGRRASIRDDDSAGADAETMIRRLADDNKLLLGQLKEVKSAAEADGDIATSGLVDGWADETQQRIWFLEATLGY; encoded by the coding sequence ATGTCCGAGAAGAAGAACAATGCTCCCGCCGTCGCCGACGCACTCAACGCGCTGCTCGCCGACAGCTTCGCGCTTTATCTCAAGACCAAAAATTATCACTGGCACGTCCAGGGCCCGCGCTTTCGCGAACTGCACCTGCTGTTCGACGAACAGGCGGCGCAAATCTTCGCGACGACCGACCTGATCGCCGAGCGCGTGCGCAAGAATGGCGCGCCGACGCTGCGCTCGATCGGCGACGTCGGCCGCCGGGCGTCGATCCGCGACGACGACAGCGCTGGCGCCGATGCAGAGACGATGATCCGAAGACTGGCCGACGACAACAAGCTGCTGCTCGGCCAGCTCAAGGAAGTGAAGTCCGCCGCCGAAGCCGATGGCGACATCGCGACCAGCGGGTTGGTCGACGGCTGGGCCGACGAAACGCAGCAGCGCATCTGGTTCCTCGAGGCAACGCTCGGCTATTGA
- a CDS encoding energy transducer TonB, producing the protein MAYGDNVDPKNRVVAIVLVGLFTAVLGYGLVNGLNISIVKKIAEKLDVVDVEEPPPPEEPPPPPPPDNKLPPPPPVVTPPSPIPPPVTTNTVQSVPKAPPTPPPPVFTPPAPPAPPAPDLSQAGTPRGNPGRWATNDDYPARAMREEREGTTGFRVTYNVEGRVTSCDVTSSSGHADLDAETCKLIQRRGRFNPGKDRAGNPTGGTYSNRIRWQIPR; encoded by the coding sequence ATGGCTTATGGTGATAATGTCGACCCTAAAAACAGGGTAGTGGCGATTGTCTTGGTTGGTCTGTTTACGGCAGTTCTGGGCTATGGCCTGGTCAACGGCTTGAATATCAGCATCGTCAAGAAGATCGCCGAAAAATTGGATGTGGTGGACGTCGAAGAGCCGCCGCCGCCGGAGGAGCCGCCGCCGCCGCCGCCGCCGGACAACAAGCTGCCGCCGCCGCCGCCGGTCGTGACGCCGCCGTCGCCGATTCCGCCGCCGGTGACGACCAATACGGTCCAGTCGGTGCCGAAGGCGCCGCCGACGCCGCCGCCGCCCGTCTTCACGCCCCCGGCTCCACCGGCTCCGCCGGCGCCGGACCTCAGCCAGGCCGGTACGCCGCGAGGCAACCCGGGCCGCTGGGCGACGAACGACGACTATCCGGCACGCGCCATGCGTGAAGAACGCGAAGGCACGACGGGTTTCCGCGTGACCTATAATGTCGAGGGCCGCGTGACCTCGTGCGACGTCACGTCGTCGAGCGGGCACGCCGATCTCGATGCCGAAACCTGCAAGCTTATCCAGCGCCGTGGCCGGTTCAATCCGGGCAAGGATCGCGCGGGCAATCCGACGGGCGGCACTTACAGCAACCGTATCCGTTGGCAGATTCCGCGCTGA
- a CDS encoding biopolymer transporter ExbD, which produces MAMSVGDSGGEDAPMSEINTTPLVDIMLVLLIIFLITVPVVLETVNLKLPDVVFEPTTTKPENVLLSIRSADTDGDGEPNSDSSSCEVYWGQTPVDSRQLLERGQQKLEKLLEDIGGPQNITEENFPEVHIRGDVNTPYQCIGGVIYTMQYAGFQKIGFISEPAPGSGTVGRL; this is translated from the coding sequence ATGGCGATGAGTGTAGGCGACAGTGGCGGTGAAGACGCCCCGATGTCCGAAATCAACACGACCCCGCTCGTGGACATCATGCTTGTGTTGCTCATCATCTTCCTCATCACGGTTCCCGTGGTGCTGGAGACGGTGAACCTCAAGCTGCCCGACGTGGTCTTCGAGCCGACGACGACGAAGCCCGAAAATGTGCTGCTGTCGATCCGTTCGGCCGACACCGACGGTGACGGTGAGCCCAATTCCGACAGCAGCTCGTGCGAAGTCTATTGGGGCCAGACCCCGGTCGATTCGCGGCAGTTGCTCGAGCGCGGGCAGCAAAAGCTCGAAAAGCTGCTCGAAGATATCGGCGGGCCGCAGAACATCACCGAAGAGAACTTCCCCGAAGTGCATATCCGCGGCGACGTGAACACGCCGTACCAGTGCATCGGCGGCGTGATCTATACGATGCAATATGCCGGCTTCCAGAAGATCGGGTTCATTTCCGAACCGGCTCCTGGCTCGGGCACGGTGGGTCGCCTCTAA